One Candidatus Bathyarchaeota archaeon genomic window, CAAATCCCAAGATCAGGTCTCCTATCTGTATTATCTCTTCCAGTAGATCAAATCTAGGATGGTCCTATCTCTGGGGACTTTTTCTACCATGATATTCCCGTTGATAGGTCTCAAATAATTTTCTATTCTAGTACCTATTTCATCATTTCTCTTTGAGTGTTCTCAACTCCTTCAGCAAGATTTCAATATCTTCCTCGCTGTTGTAGAAGTGGGGTGAGATCCTTAATCCCCCCACCCTCGCGCTGATAGCTATCCCACGGTTATAGAGTTCTGCCTCCATATCCCTGTTCTTCTTAACCTTCACGTTGACGAAAAGCCTCCTCTCCTCATCCAACGGTGTTTGAAGTTCGAATCCTGAATCAATTAACCCCTCTACGAGGATTGTTCCGAGCCTCTTAATTTTTCTCTCGATGTTATTTAATCCCTCTCGTAGGAGGACCTTCATGGAGTTTCCCACGGCCACATATGCCATCTCGTATCTTGGATATATCTGGAAGCGTCCGACCCCCTTTCTGTATTTGAAGTCGTAGAGGTCGAATCTTTCGTAGATGTTTGTTTGAAGCTGGGATTCTGCGATGGACTGGTTTCCGACGAAGACTGGCTGGAATGAGTCTATATGCTCCCTATTTATGTATAGGAAGCCCACGGTCTGAGAGTAAGGCCCCCCTAGAAGCCATTTATATGTGCTGACGGCGAGAAAATCCACATTGGCTGCATCGACGTTGAGCCTGAGGGCTCCCGCGGACTGGACGGCGTCTACAACCAGATAGGCTCCATGCTCATGAGCAACATCAGCTAAGGATTTGAGGTCATGGACCAGGCCGTTATACCACCCAGCCTGGTCTACTAAAACGGCCGCAGTATCATCATCTATAAGCCTCTCAAACTCCTCCAATCCTATCTCCCCATTCTTCCTCTCCGCGAATCTCACCTCGACCCCCCTCTCCCTCTGCTTCAGGGATACGATCGCCCCCATCGGGTATGAGATGCTCGTGGTGACTAGGTTCTGGCCTCGCCTCATGGGGAGCATTGATAGAGCCGTGTTGATGCCCGTGGTAGTGTTCGGGATGAAGGCGACCTCCTCCTCAGCAGCCCCAATTATCTCGGCGAATAGCCTCTTGCTCTCCTCCGCCTCCTTAGCCCACCTATCCGCGCCCTGAAGCCAATCCTCCCCCATCATCCACCTGCATCGATCCTCTATGTAATCCTTCAGAATCCTTATTGTTGAGGCTGGAACAGCCCCGGTGGATGCGTTGTTAAGATATACAAGCCTTCTAGTTATAGGGAATTCTTCACCGCAACCCATGCAGATGAATGGGCTACATATCTCTATAAATTTTTCATGATTCCAGCTGCAGAAGGGAAGAGGTAATTAAAAAGACGGCCCCTTAGCCTCTTCGTGTCTGGATTGGTCTGAGGCTTCTCTGGTTCAAGGCTTAGCTATCTCTCTAATATGAACTCCGGCCCAAGGGGTGTGACCGCCCTAACCTCTCTTATAAGCATCCTCTCTCCGATCCTCTCACCTATCTTCATAGGTTCTAGGCTCCTCGCTAGGGCTGAGGCCCATTCAAGCCTCTGGGGTGACTCGGCGTGGATGCGTAGGATGACATCGCCTCTATCAACCTCGTCACCCATCTTGGCCATCAGTATGAGGCCGGCCCCCTTATCGCTGGGGGCTCCGGCCGCCCTTGCTATCTGGGCTATAGCTGAGTTGTCGATCCATAGAATCCTGCCCTTCCTTTCGGCCCTCATCTCGTAGACCCTTTCACCCACTTGGAGGTCCTCGGGCCTGACATCCGGGTCTCCCCCCTGAGCCCTTATTATCTCCCTCATCTTCTCCTCAGCTTTACCCGAGGAGAGGATGCTGAGGGCCTTCTCCTTGCCCTCCCTTTCCCCGAGCATCCTCAACAGGATCCCAGCGAGGGAGGCGGCCTTATCTATCAGGTCGAGTGGCCCCCTCCCCATGAGGGCCTCTAGGGCTTCCCTCGCCTCTAGGGCTGGGCCTACGGCGCACCCCACGGGCTGGTCCCCCTCGGTTATGGCGCATTCTACCACGATGCCCAAGCGTCTCCCGAGTTCTATGAAGTCCATGGCTAGCTGCTGGGCTTGATCCAAGGTCTTTATCTTTGCCCCCCTCCCCGTTGGAATGTCGACGACCATGTGGGTTGAGCCCATGGCCTTCTTCTTAGCCATTATCGATGGTAGAAGTAGGGGATCTATTGATAGGGGGTACTCAACCCTTATGAATAGGTCGTCCGCTGGAGCCAAGTCGAGGGCTCCACCCCAGACTATGCAGGCATCTACCTCCTCCACAACCTTCAATATCTCTTCGGCCCTGAAGTCCACTGGACATAGCGTCTCCATCCTGTCAGCCGTGCCCGCAGGCGATGTTATTGCTCTTGAGGAGGTCTTGGGTATGGTGTAACCTGCGGCGGCGACTATGGGGACGACTATGAGGGTAGTCTTATCTCCTGGTACCCCCCCAACGCTGTGCTTATCCAGGATGGGGTGTCTCCCCAGGTTGAGGGCTCTTCCCCTCCTAACCATGGATGTTGAAAGGGCTTCAACCTCCTCCATGCTCATCCCGTGGACCTGTAGGGCGGTAACAAAGGCCGCGAGTTCGATGTCGCTGAGATGCTGCTCCACCACGTCTTGAACTATCCTATCTATCTTCCATGGGGTGAGCCTCTCACCCAGGATCTTCTCCCTTATGTAGCTGAGGGACTCGGGTCTCCCGATGGGCTCAACCTGAATCTGATCTCCTTCGACCAGGTTGAGCTTGGCCCTCAACTCCCTATAGATCCCTAAAACTCCTTCAGGGAACTCTGAGGCTATGTTGAGTATGGCCGTGGCCTCAGAATCTCCCATCCTTATCAGAACCCTGTCGGAGGACTTCACCCCTAGGCGTCTAGCGTCACCATTCCCCATAACCGCTATGGGCTTCCCTCCAGCCTCTATCTCCAGCAGCTTGACCCTGAAATCCAACTCCCCACATCCCAGAGAAGAGAGACGGCAATAGGTAGAGATATTAGAGGTCTTTTAAACATTCTCAAGTGAGGGGTCTCTTTGAGATACATCGACTTTGTGGATATGGGCTACGAGCCTAAGCACAGCGACCTCATAGCGGAATTCAAGGTTGTGCCCGAGGGCCTCGGCATAATGGAGGCGGCGGGGGCCATAGCCGCGGAGAGTTCCATAGGGACATGGACGGAGCTGACAACGGTTGAGCCATATGTGGAGAAGCTGGCTGCAAGGGTCTTCAGGATAGATGGAGACAAAGTGAGTCTAGCGTATCCCATGGAACTATTTGAGCCCGGTAATATGCCCAACATCCTGAGCAGTGTAGCAGGTAACGTGTTCGGGCTGAGGGCTCTGAAGAGGCTTAGATTGGTCGACGTCCACTTCCCAGATTCGATAGCCAAGAGCTTTCCAGGCCCTAGGTTCGGGGTTGAAGGCGTCAGGGATCTCCTGAGGGTCAAGGGGCGCCCCCTCCTCGGCACCATAATAAAGCCCAAGATCGGCCTCAAAGCCGGAGATCATGCGAGGGTCGCCTATGAAGCCTGGACCGGGGGGTGCGATATTGTTAAGGACGATGAGAACCTGGCGGGGCAGGGGTTCAACCCCTTCGAGGAGAGGGTATCCAAGACCCTGGAGATGAGGGATAGGGCTGAGGAGGAGATGGGAGAGAGGAAGGTCTATATGGTTAACATAACCGCAGAGGCGGAGGAGATGCTCAGAAGGGCTGAGTATGTGAAGGAGAGCGGAGGCGAGTATGTGATGGTGGATATATTCACCTGCGGATTTTCAGCCCTCCAAACTCTTAGGAGAAGTTTTTCCCTGGTAATCCACGGCCACAGGGCCGGCCACGCGGCCTTCACGAGGCTTGATGATCACGGAATCTCCATGAAGGTCCTTGCCAAGGCCTTAAGGCTGGTGGGGGTTGACCAGCTCCATGTGGGAACGGTGGTGGGGAAGATGTCAGAGTCAGAGGAGGGGGTATTGGAGAACCTGGAAGCCATTAGAGGGCCAATGTACGGCCTTAAGCCCGTACTGCCCGTCGCCTCAGGAGGCCTCCATCCAGCCCTCGTCCCAAAACTCTTAGAGATATTCGGATTAGACCTGGTAATACAGGCAGGTGGAGGGATCCATGGGCATCCCAAGGGAACCCTTGCAGGTGCTAGGGCCATGAGGCAGGCGGTGGAGGCCACGGTGGAAGGTTACAGCCTAGAGGAGTATGCTAGGAAGCACGAGGAGTTGGCCACAGCCCTGAGAACCTGGCCAGAACCCTGAGTTGAAGGGACGAGGTTCACCATAAAGGGAGGTTTTCTGATAAACCCAGGCCTCATCCTTACCTCTTTAAAATTTTCAATAGATTTTTACGTTTAATGGAAGATTAAGATTTGGACATGGCCTCGGTCTCTCAGGCTCCTAGGGTCCACTTCCCCTTCTCAGCCATCGTCGACCAGGAGCGCCTCAAGCTCTCCCTCCTCCTGAACGCCATCAACCCGAGGATAGGTGGGGTTCTGATTAGGGGGGCTAAGGGGACTGGGAAGAGCACGACTGTGAGGGCTCTAGTCGACCTCCTCCCCGAGGTGGAGGTCGTAGCCGACTGCCCATTCCGCTGCAATCCCCGAGACCCCACAAACATGTGCGATGTCTGCAGGTCTAGGATGGAGAGGGGTGAGGGCCTGCCAAGGGCCTTGATGAGGATGAGGGTAGTCGAACTCCCAATAGGCTCGACAGAGGATAGGGTCGTCGGCACCCTGAACATCGAGAAGGCGATAAGGGAGGGGGTGAGAGCCCTCGAGCCCGGGATCCTCGCGGAGGCTAACCAGAACATCCTCTATGTCGATGAGATAAACCTCCTACCCGACCACATAGCAGACGTCATCCTAGACGCGGCTGCTTCGGGCTGGAACGTGGTGGAGAGGGAGGGCATCAGCGTCCAGCATCCATCTAGGTTCATACTGGTTGGAACAATGAATCCCGAGGAGGGGGAGTTGAGACCACAGCTCCTTGACAGGATGGCCCTCCACACCGAGATCTCCACCATACAGGATCCCAGCCTGAGGAAGGAGGTGATGAGGTATAATATAGAGTTCGAGGAGGATCCCCTAGGCTTCATGGAGAGGTTCAAAGGGGAGCAGGAGGAGCTGAGGAGGAGGATACTGGCGGCTAGGGGGCTCGTCCCGAAGGTGGTCGTCCCGGAGAACCTATACGAGATAGTGGCGAGGATGTGTATATCGTTGAGGGTGGATGGCCACCGGCCAGACATAATTATCGTGAAGGCGGCACGCACACTTGCCGCCTTCCATGGGAGGAGCAGGGTAGAGCCTCAGGACATCCTGGAGTGCGCCTATCTGGCCCTGAGCCACAGGACCAGGAACCTTGGGATGGATCCCCCAGCCACTGATGTCCAGATCAGGGAGGAGTTCAAAAAGGCTCTATCAAGCGTAGAGGGGACCCCGAGGTGATGAGCTGTTGACGGGGAGGATCGTATACCCCTTCACGGCCGTAGTGGGCCAGGAGAGGGCTAAGACAGCCCTAATCCTGAACGCTGTAGATCCCAGGCTCGGTGGAGTCCTCATCTCGGGCCCGAAGGGGTCAGGGAAGTCCACTATAGTCAGATCCCTAGAGGGCATCCTCCCCGCGGTCGAGAGCGTTGAGGGGTGCGTGTACAACTGCAACCCAAACGACCTGACCCACCTCTGTCCAGCCTGCAGGGAAAAGCTGAGGGAGGGTAAACTGAATGTGCGCCTCCGCCCGGTGAGGGTTGTTGAGCTTCCCTTAGGGGCTACTGAGGAGGGCCTGCTGGGAACCGTAGACGCCGAGGAGGTCCTCAGAAGCGGCGTGAAAAAATTAAGCCCAGGGCTCCTCGGTAGAGCTAACCAGAACATCCTTTATGTCGAGGACTTGAACCTCCTCTCAGACCATCTCGTAGACTGCATCCTGGACCCAGCCGCCTCGGGATGGGTCTCGGTCGAGAGAGAGGGAATAAGCCTCCAGCACCCCTCCAAGTTCATACTAATAGCCTCAATGAACCCGGAGGAGGGGGGGCTTAGGCCCCAGATCCTGGATAGGTTCGCCTTAAAGGTTGACATCGAGCCCCTAACTGAGCCTGAGTTAAGGGCTGAGATAATAAGGAGAAACCTGGCCTTCGAAGAGGATCCCCAAGCCTTCTATAAGATGTATGAGAAAGAGCAGGAGCGGCTGAGGAGGAGGATAAAGGAGGCCAGGGAGAGGCTGGAGAAGGTCTCGGTACCGGAGGATGTGATGAGGGGCATAGGGGAGGCCTGCTCCCGCTTCGAGGTTGAGGGAGTTAGATCCGATATAGCCATCCTGAAGGCTGCGAGGGCATTGGCGGCATTTGAGGGGAGGGATAGGGTGGAGCCCGGGGACGCCTTAAACGTCTTCGACCTAGCACTAAGCCACAGGTTGAAGGGGCCTGGAGGCAAGCCTCTAGAGAGGGTAAACGTTGTCAAGGAGTTGAGAAGCATCCTCCTAAAAGAGGCATACGAAGAGGGAAAAGGCCCCATTGAACTTTCCCCACCTCCACCGGGGGTGGAATCCCAAAGGGTGGTTCCGAAGATCTATAAGGGGAGGAGAAGGATACTCTCTGGGGTCCTGGGCAATATAGTCAACATACTTGCAATCGCCTCACTCCTAATCTCACTGAGCCTCGTCTCCAGCCTCATGACAGGCCTATTTGAGGTAATGCTCTTCAACAAGCCGATCTCGGCCCTCGTGGGAGCCCTATCCCTGAATAGGGTCCTCATCCACCTGGCCCTTATAACCCCTATCTTCATCCTCCTCTTTCTGATCTCTAGGAGGGTTAGGAGGCCGATAATCTACATATACACCTACCTCGGCTCTGGGCTGAGGAGGCAGCTAGTCCAGAGGCAGGAGCCCAAGCCGGAGGAGGAAGGGAGGAAGGAGGTAATCGAGAGGATGGGCCTGATAAACATACCCCTCTACGCCTCCCTTAGGCGGCTATACAAGCTGGCCGTTGAGAAGGGGATTAAACTCCTCCAAGTCGGAGGCAAGAAAAGGAGAAGCTATAAGCTGAGTTACGAGAGGAGGGCCGATAGAAGGCTGAGGACAACAGTTGGGAAGCGCTCCAGGACTAAGGCCCGATCCGAGAGGGGGAGATACATATCATATGAGCTTCCTAAGGGGAGGCCTTGGGACCTCGCATTTGTTCCCACCATAAGGGCTGCAGCCCCTTACCAAAGGTCCAGGAACAGGAGGGGCCTCGCCCTAAAGGTTGAATTGGACGACATAAGGGTGAAGGTCAGGGAGATGAGGGCCCCCATAACGATGGTACTCCTCCTAGACATGAGCGAGTCAATGATCTCGTCCCTTGAAAACGTTAGGAACGCGATTCTGAGTATGAGGGATACCATCCTCAAGAGGAGGGATAGCGTAGGCCTGGTGATATTCAAGGGTCAGGGTGCTACAACCCTACAGCCCCCAACCCGAAACCTGGGCCTCGTGGTGAGGAGGCTCCTGGATGTAGGGGCGAGCGATCTCACCCCCCTAGCCTCGGGGATGTTCGAGGCCTGGAGGGTTCTTAGAAACGAGAAGGTGAAGAACAGGGATATAATCCCCTTCCTCGTCATAATCTCAGATGGTATAGCTAACATACCCTTAGAGTCTCCCCTATCACCCCATACCCGCAGATACTACCTGAACACAGCCCAGGCCGACGTCATAGATGTTGCCTACCTCCTCAGAAGGTCGGGCATAAGGACGATGGTGATAAATCCCGCCCATATCATCGAGGAGGAGATGGTGAAGAGGCACAGGGGCGTAGAGGAGGTGACCGGAAAGAGGTTCCTGGAGCCGACAGAGCTCCTGATGGAGATACCTAAAATAACTGGAGGCTACTACTATGGGATTGGAGAGGAGGGGGAGCTGGAGGAGGTCTTCCTCACCGAGGCACTGGGCCTTATTAACCGATAAGCCCATAGGGTTAAATGCGAGCCGATCATCCTCGACATCCAAGGAGGACTAAAACATTCTATTAGTATAGACACAAATAGCTATAATGTATCGTTTGGTATCAGCCTCATCTTAAGAAGAAAAAATGGGATTTTCCTTAGATTTAAGATCTCGCTGTTCAGATCTTTCCTAGTATCCTCTCTCATCCCTCTCTAGGAGCCTCTGCCACCTCTCGTGGACCCATCTCTCCATCTCGGCTATTTGCTCATCTGTCAGGTGTCTGAACCTCCCCTGCATCTGTAGGAACTCCTTCAGGGGCTTAAGGGTCTTCGGCTTTATGTTGAGCTTGAACTTACCCTCCACGACCTCGTAGACCGGCCAGAAACCAGTCTCCACGGCCAGCCTCGCCATGGCGACCATCTTCTCCGGGGAGTATCTCCAGCCTGTCGGGCATGTGTTCAGGACCTCTATATAGCTTAGGCCCTTCCCCTCCTCAGTCGTCAGTCTCTGGGCCAGCTTTATCTTCCTCTTATAGTCGGGTATGTTGTGGATGGATGCCGTCGCCACTAGGGGAATGTGGTGGGCTTCCATTATCTCTGGCATGCTCTTAGGCCAGACGGTCTTCCCCTGTATCACGCTACCTATCGGGGTGGTTGTGGTCCAAGCCCATCTTGGCGTTGCTCCGCTCCTCTGGATCCCCGTGTTCATGTAGGCCTGGTTGTTCTGGCATATGTATATTATCCTCTCACCCCTCTCCGCTGCTCCAGATAGGGCCTGGAGCCCTATGTCATAGGTTCCCCCATCCCCGGCTATGACCACCACGTTCGTGTTCTTATGGCCGGCAGCCTTAAGCCCCCTAGCCACCCCTGATGCTGCGGCGGCCGCCGATGGGAACTGGGTGGGTCCCCTGTCTATGAGCATGGCCCCGGACCAGGCTCCGCATGAGGCTGGGATTATAACAGCCGAGTTCCTCCCAAGGGTGTCAAGGGCGTGCCTGGATATGAGGACCATGGCGCACCCCTGGCATGCACCGGTGGGGGGGATGGTCACCCTCTCAACGGCCACAACATCGCTCATCTTCTCCACCTCCTAGAAGCCTGCCAGCCTGATCTCCACAGCTCCTATCTCATGGCCGAACCAGGTCTGCTTCTCCACCTTCCCCGTCCTAGCGGCCTCCAGTACCTTCTGGTAGGCGAACTGTAGGTCCTGAACCCTTATGTCCGACCCTCCGAGGCCTAGGATGAAGTTTATCATCTTAGGCCGATCAGCTAGATCGTATAGGGAGGCTTTGAGGTCCCCGTAGACCTCTCCATAGTTGCATCCATGGGTCACATCCCTCTCGCAGACCCCGAGAGCCTTGAACCCGTACTTCTCTTGGAGTTCGATGAAGTCTTCTGCCGGGAACGGCCTGAAGCTCCTCAGCTTTATCAGGCCGACCCTCTCGCCCTTATCCCTGAGGATGTCGACTACATGCCTGGCCGTTCCAGTCATGGAGGCCATGGTGACGAGGGCCGCCTCCGCATCCTCAACCCTGTAGGTCTCGATTAGGCCGTTTCCATACCTCCTTCCGAAGATCTCCGCGTACTCCTCGTTCGCCTCCTTTATCACCTCCTTCGCGTTTGTCATGGCCTGCTCATGCTCCATCTCCTGAAGAGGAACTCCAGGCGTATCCCATTGGATGAACTCGCTCCTGCTGGGGTCTATGCGGACGGCATACGGCTTGAATGGTGGCAGAAACCTGTCCACATCCTCCTGGCTCGGCAGCCTAACCGTGGCCCCTGTGTGGGAGGTCACATAGCCATCGTATAGAACCATTAAGGGCATGAGAACCCTGTGGTCCTCGGCTATCCTGAACGCCTGGAGGGTTGTGTCCAAAGCCTCCTGAGGGCTCTCGACGAACAGCTGGATGAACCCGGTTGTGGCCTCACACATGCTGTCTGTATAATCGGCGAATAGGCTCGAGTAGCTTCTATTCGGGACCGCTATTACAAGCGGGATCCTGTCCCTGTGGACCATCTCTAGGTTCTCGTGGGCGTACATCAACCCTGGCCCACAGGTCGCCGTGAAGATCCTAACACCGCAGGCCCCCGCCCCCCTCATCGCGGCTAGGCAGCTGTGCTCCCCCTCGATCTCTATGAACTCTGCGTCCATCTCCCCATTCGCAATGTACTCGGAGATCTTCTCGGTGACGGGTGACTGGGGGGTTATGGGGTAGGCGGCTATGACCTTAACCCTCGCCAGCTTAACTGCGTATGCTATCGCATCGTTCCCTGTGAGGAAGTCAATCTTCTCCTTAACCATCTACCTCTCCCTCTCCATCTTTATCGCCTGAACGGGGCACTCCTCGGCGCAGACCCCGCATCCCTTGCAGACTAGGTAGTCTATCACGGCCGACTTCTCCCCCTTCGAGATGACTCCTTCTGGACAGTAGTCCACGCATAGCCAGCATCTCCTGCACTTCTCCTCGTCGACCACAGGCTTGAAAACCCTCCAGGACCACGCTGCCCTGCTCTCCTTGTACTTCTTTATGGCCTCCTCATCTAGAACCCTCCCTTTCAGGGTTCTCCACTCTATCTTCTCCTTCGACATATCAGGCCTCCCTAACCCTGGTCTCCTCATAGGCTAGCCTCAGGGCCTCTATATTAGCCGCGTGGAGCCTCTCTGGAAGTACCTGCCTAATGGCCTCCTCGACGCTCGAGAGCTTGAGCATCCCCACGGTCTTGATGAAGGCGCCTAAGATGGCGGTGTTGGAGATGGGTACTTTAAGCGTCTTTAGAGCCACCCCAGTGGCGTCGACTACTCCAACCCTCGACAGCCTCTTGGTGTAATCTATCTGCTCTGGAGGCTTTAGGGTGTTAAGGACCGCGAATCCGCCTGTCTTCAGCCCCCTTGCGACGACGTTCATCTCAGCAAGTATGGGGTCTAAGACCACTATCCCGTCGGGCTCGTATATCTGGCTGGAGATGAGGATGGGCTTATCCCCAAGCCTGAGGTAGACCTCGACAGGAGCCCCCCTCCTCTCGAACCCGTAGAATGGTAGGGCTTGGCTGTAGATTCCCTCGATGCTAGCTGCGAGCCCAAGTATCTTGCTTGAAGTTACGACTCCTTGGCCGCCCCGTCCATGCATCCGAATCTCTATCATCAGGCTTCCTCACCCTATCCAACACCCTCCTATATAGCTTTTCCCCGGGCCATCATAAGATAATGCCTACAGTATTTATCCAGAGGATCACCCCTCTAATCCAGGATGAATTCTATGAGAATGTTTTTATTGACCACATCTCATCAAGCTTAGAGCTTCATGCCCAGGATAGTCGACCTAGGAGCTTCCAGTGAGAGGCTCAGGGATGTGAACCTCATAATCGGGGAGGGGCTCTGTAGTAACATATATGTCTTGGGGCGGAGGGGGGCGCTGATCGTAGATACGGGCGTGGGCAACTCCCTCAACCCCGTCTGGCCCCAGCTACACAGGCTGGGGGTGAGAGGGGAAGACATAGCTGGTGTAGCCCTCACCCACGCCCACCACGACCACGTTGGAGGGGTCCTCAGGATACTGGAGAGGGCCACCCCAAGGGTCTACATCCATAGGCTAGATGCC contains:
- a CDS encoding ATP-binding protein, with the translated sequence MASVSQAPRVHFPFSAIVDQERLKLSLLLNAINPRIGGVLIRGAKGTGKSTTVRALVDLLPEVEVVADCPFRCNPRDPTNMCDVCRSRMERGEGLPRALMRMRVVELPIGSTEDRVVGTLNIEKAIREGVRALEPGILAEANQNILYVDEINLLPDHIADVILDAAASGWNVVEREGISVQHPSRFILVGTMNPEEGELRPQLLDRMALHTEISTIQDPSLRKEVMRYNIEFEEDPLGFMERFKGEQEELRRRILAARGLVPKVVVPENLYEIVARMCISLRVDGHRPDIIIVKAARTLAAFHGRSRVEPQDILECAYLALSHRTRNLGMDPPATDVQIREEFKKALSSVEGTPR
- a CDS encoding ATP-binding protein gives rise to the protein MTGRIVYPFTAVVGQERAKTALILNAVDPRLGGVLISGPKGSGKSTIVRSLEGILPAVESVEGCVYNCNPNDLTHLCPACREKLREGKLNVRLRPVRVVELPLGATEEGLLGTVDAEEVLRSGVKKLSPGLLGRANQNILYVEDLNLLSDHLVDCILDPAASGWVSVEREGISLQHPSKFILIASMNPEEGGLRPQILDRFALKVDIEPLTEPELRAEIIRRNLAFEEDPQAFYKMYEKEQERLRRRIKEARERLEKVSVPEDVMRGIGEACSRFEVEGVRSDIAILKAARALAAFEGRDRVEPGDALNVFDLALSHRLKGPGGKPLERVNVVKELRSILLKEAYEEGKGPIELSPPPPGVESQRVVPKIYKGRRRILSGVLGNIVNILAIASLLISLSLVSSLMTGLFEVMLFNKPISALVGALSLNRVLIHLALITPIFILLFLISRRVRRPIIYIYTYLGSGLRRQLVQRQEPKPEEEGRKEVIERMGLINIPLYASLRRLYKLAVEKGIKLLQVGGKKRRSYKLSYERRADRRLRTTVGKRSRTKARSERGRYISYELPKGRPWDLAFVPTIRAAAPYQRSRNRRGLALKVELDDIRVKVREMRAPITMVLLLDMSESMISSLENVRNAILSMRDTILKRRDSVGLVIFKGQGATTLQPPTRNLGLVVRRLLDVGASDLTPLASGMFEAWRVLRNEKVKNRDIIPFLVIISDGIANIPLESPLSPHTRRYYLNTAQADVIDVAYLLRRSGIRTMVINPAHIIEEEMVKRHRGVEEVTGKRFLEPTELLMEIPKITGGYYYGIGEEGELEEVFLTEALGLINR
- a CDS encoding pyruvate synthase subunit beta, with translation MSDVVAVERVTIPPTGACQGCAMVLISRHALDTLGRNSAVIIPASCGAWSGAMLIDRGPTQFPSAAAAASGVARGLKAAGHKNTNVVVIAGDGGTYDIGLQALSGAAERGERIIYICQNNQAYMNTGIQRSGATPRWAWTTTTPIGSVIQGKTVWPKSMPEIMEAHHIPLVATASIHNIPDYKRKIKLAQRLTTEEGKGLSYIEVLNTCPTGWRYSPEKMVAMARLAVETGFWPVYEVVEGKFKLNIKPKTLKPLKEFLQMQGRFRHLTDEQIAEMERWVHERWQRLLERDERGY
- a CDS encoding aminotransferase class V-fold PLP-dependent enzyme, translating into MGCGEEFPITRRLVYLNNASTGAVPASTIRILKDYIEDRCRWMMGEDWLQGADRWAKEAEESKRLFAEIIGAAEEEVAFIPNTTTGINTALSMLPMRRGQNLVTTSISYPMGAIVSLKQRERGVEVRFAERKNGEIGLEEFERLIDDDTAAVLVDQAGWYNGLVHDLKSLADVAHEHGAYLVVDAVQSAGALRLNVDAANVDFLAVSTYKWLLGGPYSQTVGFLYINREHIDSFQPVFVGNQSIAESQLQTNIYERFDLYDFKYRKGVGRFQIYPRYEMAYVAVGNSMKVLLREGLNNIERKIKRLGTILVEGLIDSGFELQTPLDEERRLFVNVKVKKNRDMEAELYNRGIAISARVGGLRISPHFYNSEEDIEILLKELRTLKEK
- a CDS encoding 2-oxoacid:acceptor oxidoreductase family protein, yielding MIEIRMHGRGGQGVVTSSKILGLAASIEGIYSQALPFYGFERRGAPVEVYLRLGDKPILISSQIYEPDGIVVLDPILAEMNVVARGLKTGGFAVLNTLKPPEQIDYTKRLSRVGVVDATGVALKTLKVPISNTAILGAFIKTVGMLKLSSVEEAIRQVLPERLHAANIEALRLAYEETRVREA
- a CDS encoding AMP phosphorylase — protein: MDFRVKLLEIEAGGKPIAVMGNGDARRLGVKSSDRVLIRMGDSEATAILNIASEFPEGVLGIYRELRAKLNLVEGDQIQVEPIGRPESLSYIREKILGERLTPWKIDRIVQDVVEQHLSDIELAAFVTALQVHGMSMEEVEALSTSMVRRGRALNLGRHPILDKHSVGGVPGDKTTLIVVPIVAAAGYTIPKTSSRAITSPAGTADRMETLCPVDFRAEEILKVVEEVDACIVWGGALDLAPADDLFIRVEYPLSIDPLLLPSIMAKKKAMGSTHMVVDIPTGRGAKIKTLDQAQQLAMDFIELGRRLGIVVECAITEGDQPVGCAVGPALEAREALEALMGRGPLDLIDKAASLAGILLRMLGEREGKEKALSILSSGKAEEKMREIIRAQGGDPDVRPEDLQVGERVYEMRAERKGRILWIDNSAIAQIARAAGAPSDKGAGLILMAKMGDEVDRGDVILRIHAESPQRLEWASALARSLEPMKIGERIGERMLIREVRAVTPLGPEFILER
- a CDS encoding 4Fe-4S binding protein, translated to MSKEKIEWRTLKGRVLDEEAIKKYKESRAAWSWRVFKPVVDEEKCRRCWLCVDYCPEGVISKGEKSAVIDYLVCKGCGVCAEECPVQAIKMERER
- the rbcL gene encoding type III ribulose-bisphosphate carboxylase, which gives rise to MDFVDMGYEPKHSDLIAEFKVVPEGLGIMEAAGAIAAESSIGTWTELTTVEPYVEKLAARVFRIDGDKVSLAYPMELFEPGNMPNILSSVAGNVFGLRALKRLRLVDVHFPDSIAKSFPGPRFGVEGVRDLLRVKGRPLLGTIIKPKIGLKAGDHARVAYEAWTGGCDIVKDDENLAGQGFNPFEERVSKTLEMRDRAEEEMGERKVYMVNITAEAEEMLRRAEYVKESGGEYVMVDIFTCGFSALQTLRRSFSLVIHGHRAGHAAFTRLDDHGISMKVLAKALRLVGVDQLHVGTVVGKMSESEEGVLENLEAIRGPMYGLKPVLPVASGGLHPALVPKLLEIFGLDLVIQAGGGIHGHPKGTLAGARAMRQAVEATVEGYSLEEYARKHEELATALRTWPEP
- the porA gene encoding pyruvate ferredoxin oxidoreductase produces the protein MVKEKIDFLTGNDAIAYAVKLARVKVIAAYPITPQSPVTEKISEYIANGEMDAEFIEIEGEHSCLAAMRGAGACGVRIFTATCGPGLMYAHENLEMVHRDRIPLVIAVPNRSYSSLFADYTDSMCEATTGFIQLFVESPQEALDTTLQAFRIAEDHRVLMPLMVLYDGYVTSHTGATVRLPSQEDVDRFLPPFKPYAVRIDPSRSEFIQWDTPGVPLQEMEHEQAMTNAKEVIKEANEEYAEIFGRRYGNGLIETYRVEDAEAALVTMASMTGTARHVVDILRDKGERVGLIKLRSFRPFPAEDFIELQEKYGFKALGVCERDVTHGCNYGEVYGDLKASLYDLADRPKMINFILGLGGSDIRVQDLQFAYQKVLEAARTGKVEKQTWFGHEIGAVEIRLAGF